Proteins from one Oenanthe melanoleuca isolate GR-GAL-2019-014 chromosome 1, OMel1.0, whole genome shotgun sequence genomic window:
- the NXPE3 gene encoding NXPE family member 3 produces the protein MWRDSLRLQLFCLLMAVLAVVVLVHNFFQLENLDDDTVSGSSWITENNVQHSLSQTAKTTRKPYCGYTQQTLSKREQAEQESLLAAIEWPKPPDGKIAFEQSTDPTHSDFVIVKPSRFFKVGDQLEVLVRMKDFQGKPKQYGGDYLQARIHSPELKAGAAGRVVDCQNGLYKVFFTLLWPGEVKVSVSLVHPSEAIQVLLRLREERPDRVYFKSSFKSGRYSETTECNVCLPGGLPVCNFTDLYTGEPWFCYKPRKLSCASRISHAKGGYLKGLLTQEESLFFQSDVNIKRPILSSGPDSVIVKPKAFTDSSSMDRAEDPTVSPSGYYYEDQWRSRTHWIHNFNKSDDITECLQGKVIHLFGDSTIRQWFEYLTAFVPDLVEFDLGSPKNVGPFMSVDLKHNILLKFRCHGPPIRFSTVFSSELRYIANELNSIVGGRNTVIAITIWSHFSTFPVQVYMRRLRNIRRAVLQLLDRSPRTAVVIRTANVQELGPEVSLFNSDWYSFQLDSVMRRMFSGIAVHFVDAWEMSVAHYLPHNLHPNEIIVKNQIDAFLSYVCPLQT, from the exons aacCTGGATGATGACACAGTTTCAGGATCGAGTTGGATAACAGAAAACAATGTCCAGCACTCTCTGTCACAGACAGCCAAAACTACCAGGAAGCCTTACTGTGGGTACACGCAGCAGACCTTGTCCAAAAGGGAACAGGCGGAGCAGGAATCGTTGCTTGCTGCAATAGAGTGGCCAAAGCCCCCTGATGGCAAAATTGCCTTTGAACAAAGCACTGATCCCACACACAGTGACTTTGTGATTGTGAAACCCAGCAGGTTCTTCAAGGTGGGTGATCAGTTGGAGGTACTCGTTCGTATGAAGGATTTCCAAGGAAAACCCAAGCAGTATGGTGGAGACTATTTACAGGCACGAATCCACTCTCCTGAGCtgaaagctggagcagcaggaagggttGTAGATTGCCAAAATGGCCTTTACAAAGTCTTCTTTACCTTGCTTTGGCCAGGAGAGGTCAAAGTTTCTGTGTCACTTGTCCATCCGAGTGAAGCAATCCAAGTGCTCCTGCGTTTACGAGAGGAAAGGCCGGACAGAGTCTATTTCAAAAGCTCGTTCAAGTCTGGGAGGTATTCAGAAACTACAGAGTGCAATGTTTGCTTGCCTGGAGGTCTCCCAGTCTGTAACTTCACAGATCTCTACACGGGTGAGCCATGGTTCTGTTACAAGCCTCGAAAACTGTCCTGTGCCAGCCGAATCAGCCATGCCAAAGGCGGGTATCTGAAAGGTCTTCTGACACAAGAGGAAAGCCTCTTTTTCCAAAG TGATGTGAATATCAAAAGGCCGATTCTCTCCAGTGGACCAGACTCAGTCATTGTAAAGCCCAAGGCATTTACAG ATTCAAGCAGTATGGACAGAGCTGAAGATCCCACAGTTTCCCCTTCTGGTTATTATTATGAAGACCAGTGGAGGTCCAGAACACATTGGATCCATAATTTTAACAAATCAGATGATATAACCGAGTGCTTACAAGGAAAAGTAATCCACTTGTTTGGAGACTCTACAATAAGACAGTGGTTTGAATATTTGACAGCATTTGTTCCAG ATCTAGTGGAATTCGACCTGGGCAGCCCGAAGAACGTGGGCCCCTTCATGTCCGTGGACCTGAAGCACAACATCCTGCTGAAGTTCCGCTGCCACGGGCCGCCCATCCGCTTCTCCACGGTGTTCAGCAGCGAGCTGCGCTACATCGCCAACGAGCTCAACAGCATCGTGGGCGGCAGGAACACCGTCATCGCCATCACCATCTGGTCCCACTTCAGCACCTTCCCCGTGCAGGTGTACATGCGGCGCCTCAGGAACATCCGCAGGGCcgtcctgcagctgctggaccGCAGCCCCAGGACGGCCGTCGTCATCAGAACCGCCAACGTGCAGGAGCTGGGGCCGGAAGTGAGCCTCTTCAACAGCGACTGGTACTCCTTTCAGCTGGATTCTGTCATGAGGAGGATGTTCTCAGGAATTGCCGTGCACTTTGTGGATGCTTGGGAGATGTCTGTGGCTCATTACTTGCCACATAACCTGCACCCTAATGAAATAATTGTTAAGAATCAAATAGATGCATTTTTATCTTATGTGTGCCCTCTGCAAACTTAA